One Polyodon spathula isolate WHYD16114869_AA unplaced genomic scaffold, ASM1765450v1 scaffolds_179, whole genome shotgun sequence genomic window, ACACACAATACAAGAAGAGTTCATTCATTTCAACTGttgtctttcatttaaaatatgtgtaaaatatatatgtggTTATAGCATCAAGGTTAACCCTTAAACTCCTCCCCATGTCCAATAACCCCACCCCCTGTTCAATAGCACCACCCCCTCTCCAATAACCCCACCCCCTGTTCAATAGCACCACCCCATGTCCAATAACCCCACCCCCTGTtcaataacaccaccccctgttCAATAGCACCACCCCCTGTCTCACTGCTCTTGACTGGGTTCCTGTGGTGCTGCCTCTATTGCCTCTGCTACTGTGTGCAATACTGTCCCGATCGCAGCTTCTTCTCTCAGCGCTGCTGCTACTGTACTGATCACTGCCCTTTGAGCTGCTCCTTCTCTTATTGCTTCCTTTGCAGCGTGCATTACTGCCCCTAGCGCTGTCTCTTCTCTTATTGCTCTGGATACTGTGTGTAATACTGCCCCTGCCTCAGCTCCTCCTCTCAGTGCTGCTGCTACTGCACTCATCACTGCCCCTAGTGCTGCCCTTTCTCCTCTCGCTTCAGCGGGCTTTTCATACGTGCTGATAAACTCATTGAATCTCTCTGCTTTTGGTCTGATGATTTCCTCGTATCGCTGCCTGACCGCCTCTATCTCTCTCCTGTGTTTCTCCTcgtactctcccctctctctctcccccttctccaTGCAATCCTCCTTCTCTCGCTCcgccctttctctctcctctctctttctcctcagTTCTTCCTCCAGTTTGATCCTGTGATTCTCTCCCTGTTCTTTCCTCAGCTCTTCCTCCAGCTCTCTGAtcctctcctccagctctctgATCTTCTCGTCTCTTTTCTGGATTTCCAATCTCATCTTCATTTCTGTGTTCTCCAGTTCTTTCAGGTGCTTTGCCCtcagctcctcttcctccctcagtATTGTCTCTTCCTTCTCCTTCAGTATCTCCTCTTGTCTTTGTCTGATCTTTGCTTCTGCTTGCTGGTACATCTCACTGGTGTAGTAGCTGCCGTTGTTTCCCTTCACCATGTTGTCTATCTTGTCCAGGAGCTGTGTGACCTGAGTGCGA contains:
- the LOC121308076 gene encoding GTPase IMAP family member 4-like, which encodes MEKLRKEMKEEELEKEAEESKLPVRRRHSIEGLPPKMSESKVENESEGSKLPVKRRNSKEINPPEMSGGEGEAPLADNQAPPSPPELRMVLLGKTGAGKSAAGNTILGREEFRSEASSSAVTRECEKRKGQVAGRPVAVIDTPELSQDKLQIRSCVSLSAPGPHAFLLVIPVGRFPEEERRAVETVQEIFSEEAVRSYTMLLFTHGDKLKGKTIEDYIQRGSKELQQLVEKCGNRYHVLNNEDRSDRTQVTQLLDKIDNMVKGNNGSYYTSEMYQQAEAKIRQRQEEILKEKEETILREEEELRAKHLKELENTEMKMRLEIQKRDEKIRELEERIRELEEELRKEQGENHRIKLEEELRRKREERERAEREKEDCMEKGERERGEYEEKHRREIEAVRQRYEEIIRPKAERFNEFISTYEKPAEARGERAALGAVMSAVAAALRGGAEAGAVLHTVSRAIREETALGAVMHAAKEAIREGAAQRAVISTVAAALREEAAIGTVLHTVAEAIEAAPQEPSQEQ